One segment of Neoarius graeffei isolate fNeoGra1 chromosome 20, fNeoGra1.pri, whole genome shotgun sequence DNA contains the following:
- the LOC132869111 gene encoding GTPase IMAP family member 4-like, with product MVVWPRLTSIQKDTDNGSSIDSQFGGWSKILVAEYLVRKAAIANVCLKKSMLDFFIYSAVGRQNAAECGLDEGGDEEASEDQRADLRIVLVGKTGVGKSATGNTIFNKEVFHKEASSRSVTKTCKMATTTFHGCNLAVVDTPGWCDTDLSEAELIQEIIECINMTYPGPHVFLLVMPIGRFTEEESRAVQMIQEVFGEGATKYMMILFTRGEDLEDKSIDDYLANAKTELKNLVEKCGRRYHVLSNRDQNNCNQVRMLLTKIQDMVRENGGNCYTNTTYQLLDMYKRKEAEIQKQIRSVKREMQMKEAKFQWKMALMQHEQQQQKMREAELKGQLLESKIKWAREEAALITALENLKMELVQEENRRRAAEEAQQMSESTQVKMLAEEQQKHELEYAEHQEKMQEKREKLEQERRDTLREFMETMNKLHEQEQQTKEEKEEWLRKDIKRTSWCSIT from the exons ATGGTAGTTTGGCCACGTCTCACAAGCATACAGAAGGATACTGATAATGGCAGCTCGATAGACAGCCAATTTGGTGGATGGTCGAAGATTCTGGTTGCTGAATACTTGGTGCGCAAGGCTGCCATAGCCAATGTGTGCCTGAAGAAGTCGATGTTGGATTTCTTTATCTATAGTGCCGTTGGAAGACAGAATGCTGCTGAG TGTGGCCTGGATGAGGGCGGGGACGAGGAGG CTTCAGAAGATCAAAGAGCAGATTTGCGGATTGTCCTTGTTGGGAAAACTGGCGTGGGGAAAAGTGCGACAGGAAACACCATCTTCAATAAAGAGGTTTTCCACAAAGAGGCCAGTTCCCGGTCAGTGACAAAGACCTGCAAGATGGCCACCACCACATTTCATGGCTGTAACCTGGCGGTGGTGGACACTCCAGGATGGTGTGACACAGATCTCTCAGAGGCCGAACTCATCCAGGAAATAATCGAGTGCATCAACATGACCTATCCTGGACCTCATGTGTTCCTGCTGGTGATGCCAATCGGTCGCTTCACTGAGGAGGAATCCAGAGCTGTCCAAATGATTCAGGAGGTGTTTGGAGAAGGAGCCACCAAATACATGATGATCCTGTTTACGAGAGGAGAAGATCTGGAGGACAAAAGCATTGATGACTACCTGGCCAATGCCAAGACTGAGCTCAAGAACCTGGTGGAGAAGTGTGGGAGAAGATACCACGTGCTCAGCAACAGGGATCAGAACAACTGCAACCAAGTGCGCATGCTTCTGACAAAGATACAGGACATGGTACGAGAGAACGGCGGAAACTGCTACACCAACACCACATACCAGCTGCTGGACATGTACAAGAGAAAAGAAGCTGAGATCCAGAAGCAAATCAGGAGTGTGAAGAGAGAGATGCAAATGAAAGAGGCCAAGTTTCAGTGGAAGATGGCTCTCATGCAGCACGAGCAACAGCAGCAGAAGATGCGAGAGGCCGAGCTGAAGGGCCAGCTGCTGGAGAGCAAGATCAAATGGGCTCGCGAGGAGGCTGCACTCATCACCGCTTTGGAAAACCTAAAAATGGAGCTGGTGCAGGAAGAAAATAGGAGGAGAGCTGCAGAAGAAGCACAGCAGATGTCAGAAAGCACCCAAGTGAAAATGTTAGCAGAGGAACAGCAGAAACACGAGTTGGAATATGCAGAGCACCAGGAGAAGATGCAG GAGAAGAGGGAGAAGCTGGAGCAGGAGAGACGCGACACGCTGAGAGAGTTCATGGAGACAATGAACAAGCTGCATGAGCAGGAACAGCAGACcaaagaggagaaagaagaatgGCTCAGGAAGGACATCAAGAGAACATCCTGGTGCAGCATCACTTAA